Genomic segment of Paenibacillus sp. FSL R5-0623:
ATCAAGGTAGGCATAATGATTGGCTTGGTATGTGGATTGCTGATTACTGTCATCGCTTATTTCTGGCAAGGGGACTGGTTACTCGGCGCCATTATTGGGGTATCTCTGTTCCTCACTCTTGTCATTGGTACACTGACCGGTACATGCATCCCGCTTCTACTTAGTCGTTTCAAAGTCGACCCGGCTGTTGCCTCTGGCCCGTTAATCACCACATTGAATGATATCTTGTCCCTGTTTATCTATTTTGGCATCGCCACACGTTTCCTCGATGCCTTGATGTAAATAAGTTGTGCGTACAACAAAACAGACCTGATCCTGATGAGATCAAGGTCTGTTTTTCATTTTATCAAGTTTTACGCTGATCTTTTATTTTTATTATAGATATCAAACGCTACAGCGAGCAGCAGTACCAATCCCTTAATCCCCTGTTGCCAGTCAATACCGAGACCAATCAGGGACATCCCGTTATTCAGCACACCCATAACCAAACCACCGATGATGGCACCAAATACGGTACCTATACCCCCTGAAGCGGAAGCACCACCGATGAAGCAGGCCGCAATGGCATCCAGCTCGAAGTTAGTACCCGCTCTTGGCGTAGCCGCATTCAGACGTGCGGCGAAGATCAACCCGGATACTGCGGCAAGTGTACCCATGTTCACGAAAACCCAGAAGGTTACCTTTTTTGTTTTGACCCCAGACAGACCTGCGGCCTTCTCATTACCTCCAAGCGCATACACATGCCGTCCCATGACAGTACGATTCATAACGAAGGAGTACACAACGATCAGGACAAAGAGCAGGACCAGGATATTCGGAATACCTGCATAACTTGCGAGTACAAACGTAAACAGATTTGTCACAACAGCCACCACAATCAACTTGAGCAAAAACAGTCCCTGTGACACAACCTCGAATCCATATTTTCGCTGGGAACGGCGTTCCCGCAGTTCATTGACAATGTACCAGACGGTGAGCACAAGACCCACAATGATCGATACCAGACCGAAACCTGAGAATTGAATGTCCGCCAGGAAGCCCGAGCTTATTTTCTGGAAACCACCCGGGAAAGGAGAAATCGATTGCCCCTCCAGGACAATCATCGTTAAGCCGCGGAATAGCAACATGCCTGCCAGCGTCACGATAAATGCCGGAATCCGCACATAGGCGATCCAGAAGCCTTGCCATGCACCGATCAAAGCCCCAACCAACAAGGAAGCGATGACTGCAAGCCAAGCCGGAAGCTGCCAATCAACCATCATAATCGCAGCAACGGCACCAACAAAGGCTGCAATGGAA
This window contains:
- the mmsB gene encoding multiple monosaccharide ABC transporter permease — protein: MEMITKLFKNNIRQYGMIIALVVIMLLFEVLTGGLLLKPINITNLILQNSYILVLAIGMVLVIITGHIDLSVGSIAAFVGAVAAIMMVDWQLPAWLAVIASLLVGALIGAWQGFWIAYVRIPAFIVTLAGMLLFRGLTMIVLEGQSISPFPGGFQKISSGFLADIQFSGFGLVSIIVGLVLTVWYIVNELRERRSQRKYGFEVVSQGLFLLKLIVVAVVTNLFTFVLASYAGIPNILVLLFVLIVVYSFVMNRTVMGRHVYALGGNEKAAGLSGVKTKKVTFWVFVNMGTLAAVSGLIFAARLNAATPRAGTNFELDAIAACFIGGASASGGIGTVFGAIIGGLVMGVLNNGMSLIGLGIDWQQGIKGLVLLLAVAFDIYNKNKRSA